The Parus major isolate Abel chromosome Z, Parus_major1.1, whole genome shotgun sequence genome has a window encoding:
- the GCNT4 gene encoding beta-1,3-galactosyl-O-glycosyl-glycoprotein beta-1,6-N-acetylglucosaminyltransferase 4 isoform X1 — MQEKNHMLGMKKCKWFYKCPSRRKILILCVTGWLIALLKLLHVERHFFPSKGIYLVEHLLSTSSYVRNRYSYPRSEFQYEINCSSIYEQDPREIGKSLEIRRKEIVDLSDEDVVAMTSDCHVYRSLRKYHLKPVSAEEESFPIAYSLVVHKDAAMVERLIHSLYSHQNIYCIHYDQKAAKSFKSALNNLAKCFPNVFIASKLEMVDYAHISRLQADFNCLSDLMGSPVPWKYVINLCGQDFPLRSNFELVTELKKLGGGNMLETSKPSSSKRERFTYHYELMKVPYEYMQMPVKTNISKNPPPHDIEIFVGSAYFVLSREFIQYTLESSLAKDFFEWSRDTYSPDEHFWATLVRVPGVPGEVPRSSQDVTDLQSKTRLVKWNYLEDYLYPPCTGTHLRSVCIYGAGELRWLLNYGHWFANKIDSKVDPVLVKCLAEKVAEKQKEWVRLSSDEHFLHLSSTNALT; from the exons atgcaagaaaaaaatcacatgttGGG aatgAAGAAATGCAAGTGGTTCTACAAATGTCCCTCACGAAGGAAGATCTTGATTCTGTGTGTTACTGGGTGGCTGATTGCACTGCTGAAGCTCCTCCATGTCGAAAGacacttttttccctctaaagGCATCTACTTAGTTGAGCACCTCTTGAGCACTTCTTCTTATGTTAGAAACAGATATTCATACCCTAGAAGTGAGTTCCAGTATGAAATTAATTGTTCATCTATATATGAACAAGATCCTCGTGAAATTGGCAAGAGTTTAGagataagaagaaaagaaatagttgATTTATCTGATGAAGATGTTGTAGCAATGACAAGTGACTGTCACGTGTATCGTTCACTTAGGAAATACCACCTAAAACCTGtttctgcagaggaggagagtTTTCCAATTGCCTATTCTTTGGTTGTTCACAAAGATGCAGCAATGGTAGAAAGGCTTATACATTCATTGTACAGTCatcaaaatatttactgcatCCATTACGaccaaaaagcagcaaaaagttTCAAATCTGCTTTGAACAATCTAGCTAAATGTTTCCCAAATGTTTTCATTGCATCAAAATTGGAGATGGTGGACTATGCACATATTTCACGTCTGCAAGCGGATTTCAATTGTTTGTCTGATTTGATGGGCTCTCCAGTTCCTTGGAAGTATGTTATCAACTTGTGTGGCCAAGATTTCCCTTTGAGATCAAATTTCGAGTTGGTCACTGAACTGAAGAAACTTGGTGGAGGAAACATGCTGGAAACTTCTAAGCCAAGCAGTAGCAAAAGAGAACGATTTACTTACCACTATGAACTTATGAAAGTGCCTTATGAATACATGCAGATGCCTGTAAAAACCAACATTTCCAAGAATCCGCCACCTCATGATATTGAGATATTTGTAGGCAGTGCCTATTTTGTTTTAAGCCGAGAATTTATTCAATATACCCTTGAAAGTTCACTTGCAAAAGATTTTTTCGAGTGGTCGAGGGACACGTACTCTCCAGATGAACATTTCTGGGCCACTCTTGTACGTGTCCCCGGGGTTCCTGGCGAGGTTCCAAGGTCATCCCAGGACGTAACAGACTTACAAAGCAAAACTCGTCTGGTGAAATGGAACTATCTTGAAGACTATTTGTATCCTCCATGCACTGGTACCCACCTTCGCAGTGTCTGCATCTACGGGGCCGGAGAATTAAGGTGGCTTCTGAATTATGGACACTGGTTTGCCAACAAGATTGACTCCAAAGTGGATCCGGTCCTGGTAAAGTGCTTGGCAGAAAAGgtggcagaaaaacagaaggagtGGGTACGTCTGTCTTCTGATGAACACTTTCTGCACTTAAGTTCTACGAATGCCTTGACATAG
- the GCNT4 gene encoding beta-1,3-galactosyl-O-glycosyl-glycoprotein beta-1,6-N-acetylglucosaminyltransferase 4 isoform X2, which yields MKKCKWFYKCPSRRKILILCVTGWLIALLKLLHVERHFFPSKGIYLVEHLLSTSSYVRNRYSYPRSEFQYEINCSSIYEQDPREIGKSLEIRRKEIVDLSDEDVVAMTSDCHVYRSLRKYHLKPVSAEEESFPIAYSLVVHKDAAMVERLIHSLYSHQNIYCIHYDQKAAKSFKSALNNLAKCFPNVFIASKLEMVDYAHISRLQADFNCLSDLMGSPVPWKYVINLCGQDFPLRSNFELVTELKKLGGGNMLETSKPSSSKRERFTYHYELMKVPYEYMQMPVKTNISKNPPPHDIEIFVGSAYFVLSREFIQYTLESSLAKDFFEWSRDTYSPDEHFWATLVRVPGVPGEVPRSSQDVTDLQSKTRLVKWNYLEDYLYPPCTGTHLRSVCIYGAGELRWLLNYGHWFANKIDSKVDPVLVKCLAEKVAEKQKEWVRLSSDEHFLHLSSTNALT from the coding sequence atgAAGAAATGCAAGTGGTTCTACAAATGTCCCTCACGAAGGAAGATCTTGATTCTGTGTGTTACTGGGTGGCTGATTGCACTGCTGAAGCTCCTCCATGTCGAAAGacacttttttccctctaaagGCATCTACTTAGTTGAGCACCTCTTGAGCACTTCTTCTTATGTTAGAAACAGATATTCATACCCTAGAAGTGAGTTCCAGTATGAAATTAATTGTTCATCTATATATGAACAAGATCCTCGTGAAATTGGCAAGAGTTTAGagataagaagaaaagaaatagttgATTTATCTGATGAAGATGTTGTAGCAATGACAAGTGACTGTCACGTGTATCGTTCACTTAGGAAATACCACCTAAAACCTGtttctgcagaggaggagagtTTTCCAATTGCCTATTCTTTGGTTGTTCACAAAGATGCAGCAATGGTAGAAAGGCTTATACATTCATTGTACAGTCatcaaaatatttactgcatCCATTACGaccaaaaagcagcaaaaagttTCAAATCTGCTTTGAACAATCTAGCTAAATGTTTCCCAAATGTTTTCATTGCATCAAAATTGGAGATGGTGGACTATGCACATATTTCACGTCTGCAAGCGGATTTCAATTGTTTGTCTGATTTGATGGGCTCTCCAGTTCCTTGGAAGTATGTTATCAACTTGTGTGGCCAAGATTTCCCTTTGAGATCAAATTTCGAGTTGGTCACTGAACTGAAGAAACTTGGTGGAGGAAACATGCTGGAAACTTCTAAGCCAAGCAGTAGCAAAAGAGAACGATTTACTTACCACTATGAACTTATGAAAGTGCCTTATGAATACATGCAGATGCCTGTAAAAACCAACATTTCCAAGAATCCGCCACCTCATGATATTGAGATATTTGTAGGCAGTGCCTATTTTGTTTTAAGCCGAGAATTTATTCAATATACCCTTGAAAGTTCACTTGCAAAAGATTTTTTCGAGTGGTCGAGGGACACGTACTCTCCAGATGAACATTTCTGGGCCACTCTTGTACGTGTCCCCGGGGTTCCTGGCGAGGTTCCAAGGTCATCCCAGGACGTAACAGACTTACAAAGCAAAACTCGTCTGGTGAAATGGAACTATCTTGAAGACTATTTGTATCCTCCATGCACTGGTACCCACCTTCGCAGTGTCTGCATCTACGGGGCCGGAGAATTAAGGTGGCTTCTGAATTATGGACACTGGTTTGCCAACAAGATTGACTCCAAAGTGGATCCGGTCCTGGTAAAGTGCTTGGCAGAAAAGgtggcagaaaaacagaaggagtGGGTACGTCTGTCTTCTGATGAACACTTTCTGCACTTAAGTTCTACGAATGCCTTGACATAG